A window of the Azospirillum formosense genome harbors these coding sequences:
- a CDS encoding DMT family transporter, whose protein sequence is MSIAVSAVSYLLVIGAGVSVALQQVLNANLRADLGSPWWAGFVSYVVGMLAMLAVALLAPGPRLAEAVGGVGSWVTWTGGLFGALFIGTAILMVPRLGAATVLALIVVGQMLGSLAFDHVGLLGLPQQPISPTRLAGAASLVLGVVLIRL, encoded by the coding sequence ATGTCCATCGCAGTGTCCGCCGTCTCGTACCTCCTGGTCATCGGCGCCGGGGTCAGCGTCGCGTTGCAGCAGGTCCTCAACGCCAACCTCAGGGCCGACCTCGGCTCGCCCTGGTGGGCGGGCTTCGTCAGCTACGTCGTCGGCATGCTGGCGATGCTGGCGGTGGCACTCCTCGCGCCCGGCCCCCGCCTCGCCGAAGCGGTGGGCGGGGTGGGGTCGTGGGTCACCTGGACCGGCGGGCTGTTCGGCGCGCTGTTCATCGGGACGGCCATCCTGATGGTGCCCCGCCTGGGGGCGGCGACGGTGCTGGCTTTGATCGTGGTCGGCCAGATGCTCGGCTCGCTCGCCTTCGACCATGTCGGCCTGCTCGGCCTGCCGCAGCAGCCGATCAGCCCGACCCGGCTGGCCGGTGCCGCCTCCCTGGTCCTTGGTGTCGTCCTGATCCGGCTGTAA
- a CDS encoding NAD(P)H-dependent oxidoreductase, which translates to MNVLIVFAHPDPRSLNAALRDAAVAELEAQGHAVRVSDLYAMNWKAAVDRADFPTLGEGERLKVAAASGAAFAADALTDDVKAEHEKLLWADALILQFPLWWFTMPAILKGWVDRVYAYGLAYGVGEHSDRRWGDRYGEGRFAGKRAMLVVTTGGWAEHYAPRGINGPIDDLLFPINHGILHYPGYDVLPPFVAYRVDRFDETGFARAAEQLRERMRTLETTAPIPFRRQNGGDYAIPSLELRPDLEAPGASGFALHRTA; encoded by the coding sequence ATGAACGTGTTGATCGTCTTCGCCCATCCCGACCCCCGCTCCCTCAACGCCGCCCTGCGCGATGCCGCCGTCGCGGAACTGGAGGCGCAGGGGCACGCGGTGCGGGTGTCCGACCTCTACGCCATGAACTGGAAGGCGGCTGTGGATCGCGCCGACTTCCCCACGCTCGGCGAGGGGGAGCGCCTGAAGGTGGCCGCCGCCTCCGGCGCCGCCTTCGCCGCCGACGCGCTGACCGACGACGTGAAGGCCGAGCATGAGAAGCTGCTGTGGGCCGACGCGCTGATCCTGCAGTTCCCGCTCTGGTGGTTCACCATGCCGGCGATCCTCAAGGGCTGGGTCGACCGCGTCTACGCCTACGGTCTCGCCTATGGCGTCGGCGAGCACAGCGACCGCCGCTGGGGCGACCGCTACGGCGAGGGCCGCTTCGCCGGGAAGCGCGCCATGCTGGTTGTGACGACGGGCGGCTGGGCCGAGCATTACGCGCCGCGCGGCATCAACGGCCCGATCGACGACCTGCTGTTCCCGATCAACCACGGCATCCTGCATTACCCCGGCTACGACGTTCTGCCGCCCTTCGTCGCCTACCGGGTGGACCGCTTCGATGAGACTGGCTTCGCGCGGGCGGCGGAGCAATTGCGGGAGCGGATGCGCACGCTGGAGACGACGGCGCCGATCCCCTTCCGCCGTCAGAACGGCGGCGACTATGCGATCCCCAGCCTTGAACTCCGCCCCGATCTGGAAGCCCCCGGCGCGTCGGGCTTCGCCCTGCACCGCACCGCCTGA
- a CDS encoding DedA family protein yields the protein MNDAARNVLIDGMERWSAFIEANASWAEVIFFLCAFAESLAFVGFVVPGVVLIAAGGALVASGALGFWQVYVALALGAVLGDAVSYWLGRVFGDRVPVVWPFRQRPELLERGSRFFLRHGGKSVFFARFLGPLRPVVPITAGMMAMPHHSFQTANLLSAVIWVPLMMAPGIAIAKGVGIEDLLSGAAAPPAVTRNGGDAPCVPAPPISGEPSRC from the coding sequence ATGAACGACGCAGCAAGAAACGTTCTGATCGACGGCATGGAGCGTTGGAGCGCCTTCATCGAGGCGAACGCATCCTGGGCGGAGGTGATCTTCTTCCTGTGCGCGTTCGCGGAGTCCCTGGCCTTCGTCGGGTTCGTGGTGCCGGGCGTGGTGCTGATCGCCGCGGGAGGCGCGCTCGTCGCCTCCGGCGCCCTCGGCTTCTGGCAGGTCTACGTCGCCCTCGCGCTGGGCGCGGTGCTGGGCGACGCCGTGTCCTACTGGCTCGGCCGGGTGTTCGGCGATCGGGTCCCGGTCGTCTGGCCGTTCCGCCAACGGCCTGAGCTTCTGGAGCGGGGCAGCCGATTCTTCCTGCGCCACGGCGGCAAGAGCGTCTTCTTTGCCCGCTTCCTCGGGCCGCTGCGGCCGGTGGTGCCGATCACCGCCGGGATGATGGCGATGCCGCACCACAGCTTCCAGACCGCCAACCTGCTGTCCGCGGTGATCTGGGTGCCCCTGATGATGGCGCCCGGCATCGCCATCGCAAAGGGCGTCGGCATCGAAGACCTCCTGTCCGGCGCCGCGGCGCCGCCGGCCGTCACCCGGAACGGGGGCGACGCGCCCTGCGTGCCGGCGCCGCCGATTTCCGGCGAACCGTCGCGGTGCTGA
- a CDS encoding glutamine amidotransferase: MHKSALAIRHVHFEDLGIFGAVLSDAGYAVRYHDLDAAPFATLDPLEPDLLIVLGGPVGVYDSDAYPYLAEESALLAARLAARRPTLGICLGAQQIAKALGAAVRPMGHKEIGFGPLTLTDAGRAGPLRHLEGVSVLHWHGDAFQIPDGAESLAMTPLCATQGFAVGRHALALQFHPEVDATAGIERWLTGHAAELAGAGIDPRVLRGQAARIGPELREAGQKMLAEWLQAAP; the protein is encoded by the coding sequence ATGCACAAATCGGCGCTGGCGATCCGGCATGTCCATTTTGAAGACCTTGGCATCTTCGGCGCGGTGCTGTCGGATGCCGGCTACGCGGTCCGCTATCATGATCTCGACGCGGCGCCGTTCGCGACGCTCGATCCGCTGGAGCCGGATTTGCTGATCGTCCTCGGCGGTCCCGTCGGGGTCTACGACAGCGACGCCTATCCGTATCTCGCCGAGGAATCCGCGCTCCTGGCGGCAAGGCTGGCCGCGCGGCGCCCGACGCTCGGCATCTGCCTCGGGGCGCAGCAGATCGCCAAGGCGCTCGGCGCGGCGGTGCGTCCCATGGGCCACAAGGAAATCGGCTTCGGGCCGCTCACCCTGACCGATGCCGGACGGGCCGGGCCGCTTCGCCATCTGGAGGGCGTTTCGGTGCTCCACTGGCATGGGGACGCCTTCCAGATTCCCGACGGGGCGGAAAGCCTGGCGATGACGCCACTCTGCGCAACCCAGGGATTCGCGGTCGGCCGGCACGCGCTGGCCCTGCAATTCCATCCGGAGGTCGATGCGACCGCCGGCATCGAGCGATGGCTGACGGGCCATGCCGCCGAACTGGCCGGGGCCGGCATCGACCCGCGCGTGCTGCGCGGTCAAGCGGCGCGGATCGGCCCGGAATTGCGCGAGGCCGGGCAAAAGATGCTGGCCGAGTGGCTTCAGGCCGCGCCCTGA
- a CDS encoding LysR family transcriptional regulator, with amino-acid sequence MDQSNVTLDRMRTFVRVAERGSLSAVAREMAIGQSSVTRHIRELEEALGVALFSRTTRRVTLTTEGERYYANAVQILRLVEQAGDEARDTGRASAGTVRVSCTAALGVRHISRLIFAFQDRHPDIAVDLRLTDERVDLVRDGVDIAIRLGPLTDSSLKRRALGLSRRVLVGSPACLERHGRPTTPADLAGFDGVRMSNIAGSDRLTLEGPNGAFHAVSLGGRLRVDHGLAAREAYLAGRGIGPAHVWLVDDLLADGRLEVLLPDHAPPAVPLNLLIVPERAGIARVRLLVEFLAEAVATIPGIERSPRG; translated from the coding sequence ATGGATCAATCGAACGTCACGCTGGACCGCATGCGGACCTTCGTCCGCGTCGCCGAACGGGGAAGCCTGTCGGCGGTGGCGCGCGAGATGGCCATCGGCCAGTCCAGCGTCACCCGGCACATCCGCGAGCTGGAGGAGGCGTTGGGCGTCGCCCTGTTCAGCCGGACCACGCGGCGCGTCACGCTGACCACGGAGGGCGAGCGCTACTACGCCAACGCCGTCCAGATTTTGCGCCTCGTCGAACAGGCGGGCGACGAGGCGCGCGACACCGGCCGCGCCTCGGCCGGAACGGTGCGCGTGTCCTGCACGGCGGCGCTCGGTGTCCGGCACATCAGCCGGCTGATCTTCGCCTTCCAGGACCGCCATCCGGACATTGCCGTCGATCTCCGCCTGACCGACGAGCGCGTCGACCTCGTGCGCGACGGGGTGGACATCGCCATCCGCCTCGGACCGCTCACCGACAGCTCCCTGAAGCGGCGGGCGCTCGGGCTGAGCCGGCGTGTGCTCGTCGGGTCGCCGGCCTGTCTTGAGCGGCACGGCCGGCCGACGACGCCGGCCGACCTCGCTGGGTTCGACGGAGTCCGCATGTCGAACATCGCGGGGAGCGACCGGCTGACTCTGGAAGGGCCGAACGGCGCGTTTCACGCCGTGTCCCTGGGGGGACGGCTGCGGGTCGATCACGGGCTCGCCGCGCGGGAGGCCTACCTCGCCGGCCGCGGCATCGGCCCGGCCCATGTCTGGCTGGTGGACGACCTGCTCGCCGACGGTCGCCTGGAGGTTCTCCTGCCGGACCACGCGCCGCCCGCCGTGCCGCTCAACCTGCTGATCGTCCCGGAACGGGCCGGCATCGCGCGGGTCCGGCTGCTGGTGGAGTTCCTGGCGGAGGCGGTCGCGACCATCCCCGGGATCGAGCGGTCGCCCCGGGGATAG
- a CDS encoding PLP-dependent aminotransferase family protein yields the protein MFRHSQLESVKAWIANPAHAAMPLHARIQRAVRQLIVDGALGPGKPLPASRALAASLGVSRDTIEAAYTQLHAEGFIDRRVGSGSFVAEITEFAPGRRSRRDTLASDQAPALSRRGAAVFDGGGVREMPAPRPFAHGVPETRTFPLALWERLERQVRKEVGAQSLFHGDPQGTEPLRRAIADYVNLERGARATADRVLVLTSSQQAMALCASMLLDPGDGIFLEDPAYYGARKAFEAAGLDCVPIRVDRQGIVVDQILAAPQRAKAVFLTPSHQFPTGATLTLDRRLALIEWAARHQAWIIEDDYDSEFRYAGKPTACVQGLDPHGRTIYIGTFTKSLFPGLRIGYAVLPPQLVKPMTVARTLLDGHTAPMAQLTLARFMEGGHFGAHVRTMRGVYAERLDVLAGLVAKHLSDFVEPQVPIGGLQMPCLLTGGLAERTAVDAARRAGIELLGLSALHAAGDGRAGFLMGFAAYTPFEIETAVRKLEKAFRAATKR from the coding sequence TTGTTCCGGCATTCCCAGCTCGAGTCCGTGAAGGCGTGGATCGCCAACCCCGCCCACGCCGCGATGCCGCTCCACGCGCGGATTCAGCGGGCCGTCCGGCAACTGATCGTCGACGGCGCGCTCGGGCCGGGCAAGCCGCTGCCCGCCTCGCGCGCGCTCGCCGCCTCGCTGGGGGTGTCGCGCGACACGATCGAGGCGGCATACACCCAGCTTCACGCCGAAGGTTTTATCGACCGGCGCGTCGGCAGCGGCAGCTTCGTCGCGGAGATCACCGAGTTCGCCCCCGGCCGCCGGTCCCGGCGCGACACGCTCGCGAGCGATCAGGCACCGGCGCTCAGCCGGCGCGGGGCCGCGGTGTTCGACGGTGGCGGCGTGCGCGAGATGCCGGCGCCGCGCCCCTTCGCCCATGGCGTTCCGGAAACCCGGACCTTTCCGCTCGCGCTCTGGGAGCGTCTGGAGCGGCAGGTGCGCAAGGAGGTCGGCGCGCAAAGCCTGTTCCACGGCGACCCGCAGGGGACGGAGCCGCTTCGCCGCGCCATTGCCGATTATGTGAACCTCGAACGCGGCGCGCGCGCCACCGCCGACCGCGTCCTGGTGCTGACCAGTTCGCAACAGGCGATGGCGCTCTGCGCGAGCATGCTGCTCGACCCCGGCGACGGGATTTTCCTGGAGGACCCGGCCTATTACGGCGCGCGCAAGGCGTTCGAGGCGGCGGGGCTGGACTGCGTTCCGATCCGCGTCGACCGGCAGGGCATCGTCGTCGATCAGATCCTGGCCGCGCCGCAGCGGGCGAAGGCGGTGTTCCTGACGCCGTCCCACCAGTTCCCGACCGGCGCGACGCTGACGCTGGACCGCCGCCTCGCCCTGATCGAGTGGGCGGCGCGGCATCAGGCCTGGATCATCGAGGACGACTATGACAGCGAGTTCCGCTACGCGGGCAAGCCGACGGCCTGCGTCCAGGGGCTCGATCCGCATGGCCGCACCATCTACATCGGCACTTTCACCAAATCGCTCTTTCCCGGGCTGCGGATCGGCTACGCCGTGCTGCCGCCCCAGCTCGTGAAGCCGATGACGGTGGCGCGCACCCTGCTGGACGGCCATACGGCGCCGATGGCCCAGCTCACGCTGGCCCGCTTCATGGAGGGCGGGCATTTCGGGGCGCACGTCCGAACCATGCGCGGCGTCTATGCCGAGCGGCTCGACGTACTGGCGGGTCTCGTCGCCAAGCACCTGTCGGACTTCGTCGAGCCGCAGGTGCCCATCGGCGGGCTGCAGATGCCCTGCCTGCTGACCGGCGGCCTTGCCGAGCGCACCGCCGTCGACGCGGCGCGGCGGGCCGGAATTGAACTGCTCGGCCTGTCGGCGCTGCACGCCGCCGGTGACGGTAGGGCCGGATTCCTGATGGGCTTCGCGGCTTACACGCCCTTTGAGATCGAGACGGCGGTCAGAAAGCTGGAGAAGGCGTTCCGCGCGGCGACGAAGCGGTAA
- a CDS encoding TRAP transporter substrate-binding protein, which yields MKRRSFLASAGVGVAASTLAAPAIAQSTPEVHWRLASSFPKSLDTIYGAADVISRRVAAITDNKFTIRPFASGEIVPGLQVLDAVQNGTVECGHTASYYYVGKDPTFTFDSTVPFGLNARQQNAWILQGGGMELLREFFKGYNVVNFPAGNTGTQMGGWFRKEIKTVQDLSGLKFRIGGFAGQVLTKLGVVPQQIAGGDIYPSLEKGTIDAAEWIGPYDDEKLGFNKVAKYYYYPGWWEGGLNVSLLVNQQKWEELPKPYQAALEAACFEALAIMNAKYDADNPAALKRLVAGGAQLRPFPREVMEACYKAAFELYDETAKNNPKFAKIYEPWKKFRDEEFLWFRVAENSFDNFTFTAGQRR from the coding sequence ATGAAACGCCGTTCATTCCTTGCCAGCGCCGGTGTCGGCGTCGCGGCCAGCACCCTGGCGGCTCCGGCCATCGCGCAGAGCACGCCGGAGGTGCATTGGCGCCTCGCCTCCAGCTTCCCGAAGAGCCTGGACACCATTTACGGCGCCGCCGACGTGATTTCGCGCCGCGTCGCCGCCATCACCGACAACAAGTTCACGATCCGTCCCTTCGCCTCGGGTGAGATCGTTCCCGGCCTCCAGGTGCTCGACGCCGTGCAGAACGGCACGGTCGAGTGCGGCCACACCGCCAGCTATTACTATGTCGGCAAGGACCCGACCTTCACCTTCGATTCGACGGTGCCGTTCGGCCTGAACGCCCGCCAGCAGAACGCCTGGATTCTCCAGGGCGGCGGCATGGAGCTGCTGCGCGAGTTCTTCAAGGGCTACAACGTCGTCAACTTCCCGGCGGGCAACACCGGCACCCAGATGGGCGGCTGGTTCCGCAAGGAGATCAAGACGGTCCAGGACCTGAGCGGCCTGAAGTTCCGCATCGGCGGCTTCGCCGGCCAGGTTCTGACCAAGCTGGGCGTCGTGCCGCAGCAGATCGCCGGTGGCGACATCTACCCGTCGCTGGAAAAGGGCACCATCGACGCCGCCGAGTGGATCGGCCCCTACGACGACGAGAAGCTCGGCTTCAACAAGGTCGCCAAGTACTACTATTATCCCGGCTGGTGGGAAGGCGGCCTGAACGTCTCGCTTCTGGTCAACCAGCAGAAGTGGGAAGAGCTGCCGAAGCCTTATCAGGCGGCCCTGGAGGCGGCCTGCTTCGAGGCGCTGGCGATCATGAACGCCAAGTATGACGCCGACAACCCCGCCGCCCTGAAGCGTCTGGTGGCCGGCGGCGCCCAGCTCCGTCCCTTCCCGCGCGAGGTGATGGAGGCGTGCTACAAGGCGGCCTTCGAGCTGTACGACGAGACGGCCAAGAACAACCCGAAGTTCGCCAAGATCTACGAGCCGTGGAAGAAGTTCCGCGACGAGGAATTCCTGTGGTTCCGCGTCGCCGAGAACAGCTTCGACAACTTCACCTTCACCGCCGGTCAGCGCCGGTAA
- a CDS encoding ABC-F family ATP-binding cassette domain-containing protein produces the protein MIRFDNVSKQNGHRILFLEASAALNRGEKIGLVGPNGAGKTTLFRMITGEDLPDTGQVAIEKQVTIGYFNQDVGEMSGRSAVAEVMDGAGPVSTVAAELAELEAAMADPDRADEMDAIIERYGEVQARFDELGGYELEGKAREVLAGLSFSQEMMDMDVGKLSGGWKMRVALARILLMRPEVMLLDEPSNHLDIESLIWLEGFLKGFEGALLMTSHDREFMNRIVNKIIEIDSGSLTSYSGDYGFYERQRALREKQQEAQFERQQAMLAKELKFIERFKARASHASQVQSRVKKLDKIERFEPPKRRQIVTFDFPPAPRSGDDVAVLKNVHKGYGSRTIYEGLDLTIRRKERWCVMGVNGAGKSTLLKLVAGATEPDSGTVTVGGSVRMGYFSQHAMDLLDGDKTIFDSLETSFPQASQGALRALAGCFGFSGDDVEKKCRVLSGGEKARLVMAIMLFNPPNFLVLDEPTNHLDLDTKQMLIAALGAYEGTMLFVSHDRHFLAALSNRVLELTPEGIHQYGGGYTEYVASTGHEAPGIH, from the coding sequence ATGATCCGCTTCGACAACGTCAGCAAGCAGAATGGTCACCGAATCCTCTTTCTCGAAGCATCGGCGGCATTGAACCGTGGTGAAAAGATCGGGCTCGTCGGTCCCAACGGGGCGGGCAAGACGACGCTGTTCCGCATGATCACCGGCGAGGATTTGCCGGACACGGGTCAGGTGGCGATCGAGAAGCAGGTGACCATCGGCTACTTCAACCAGGACGTCGGCGAGATGTCCGGCCGCTCCGCCGTCGCCGAGGTGATGGACGGCGCCGGCCCGGTCAGCACCGTCGCCGCGGAGCTGGCCGAGCTGGAGGCCGCCATGGCCGACCCCGACCGCGCCGACGAGATGGACGCCATCATCGAGCGCTACGGCGAGGTCCAGGCCCGCTTCGACGAGCTGGGCGGCTACGAGCTGGAGGGCAAGGCGCGCGAGGTGCTCGCCGGTCTCAGCTTCAGCCAGGAAATGATGGACATGGACGTCGGCAAGCTGTCCGGCGGCTGGAAGATGCGCGTGGCGCTGGCCCGCATCCTGCTGATGCGGCCCGAGGTCATGCTGCTCGACGAGCCGAGCAACCACCTGGACATCGAAAGCCTGATCTGGCTGGAAGGCTTCCTGAAGGGCTTCGAGGGCGCCCTGCTGATGACCTCGCACGACCGCGAGTTCATGAACCGCATCGTCAACAAGATCATCGAGATCGACAGCGGGTCGCTGACCAGCTACTCCGGCGACTACGGCTTCTACGAGCGCCAGCGGGCGCTGCGCGAGAAGCAGCAGGAGGCGCAGTTCGAGCGCCAGCAGGCCATGCTGGCCAAGGAGCTGAAGTTCATCGAGCGCTTCAAGGCCCGCGCCTCACACGCCAGCCAGGTCCAGAGCCGGGTGAAGAAGCTCGACAAGATCGAACGCTTCGAGCCGCCCAAGCGCCGCCAGATCGTGACCTTCGACTTCCCGCCGGCCCCGCGCTCGGGCGACGACGTCGCGGTGCTGAAGAACGTGCACAAGGGCTACGGCAGCCGGACCATCTACGAGGGGCTGGACCTGACGATCCGCCGCAAGGAGCGCTGGTGCGTCATGGGCGTCAACGGCGCCGGCAAATCGACGCTGCTGAAGCTGGTGGCCGGCGCGACCGAGCCGGACAGCGGCACCGTCACGGTCGGCGGCAGCGTGCGCATGGGCTATTTCTCCCAGCACGCCATGGATTTGCTGGACGGCGACAAGACCATCTTCGACTCGCTGGAGACCTCCTTCCCGCAGGCGAGCCAGGGAGCGCTGCGCGCTCTGGCCGGCTGCTTCGGCTTCTCCGGCGACGATGTGGAGAAGAAGTGCCGCGTCCTGTCCGGCGGCGAGAAGGCCCGGCTGGTCATGGCGATCATGCTGTTCAACCCGCCCAACTTCCTGGTGCTGGACGAGCCGACCAACCACCTCGACCTCGACACCAAGCAGATGCTGATCGCGGCGCTGGGCGCCTACGAGGGCACCATGCTGTTCGTCTCGCACGACCGCCATTTCCTGGCCGCCCTGTCGAACCGGGTGCTGGAGCTGACTCCGGAAGGCATCCACCAGTATGGCGGCGGCTACACCGAGTATGTGGCGAGCACCGGGCACGAGGCGCCGGGCATCCACTGA
- a CDS encoding benzoate/H(+) symporter BenE family transporter, with protein sequence MPPKPNPIRLNDLTHPVVAGLISVIVNYGGTFILVFQAAKVAGLGPDLTASWVWSVSIGVGLTGLFLSWRHREPIITAWSTPAAAFLVTALATTPHAEAVGAYMISAAAFVALGLSGCFEKVIRLIPPGIASGLLAGILLPFGIGAFGGASVDPLLVGLLIVAYVALKRFSARYAVVGILILGLAFLLTQGRVDLSGLSLEFAAPVFTAPAFSLNALLSVALPLFLITLSGQYMPGMLVLRNDGFTTSANPIVTVTGLGSLLMAPFGSHAFNIAAITAAIATGKEAHEDPSKRWIAGIAAGVFYVLVGVFGVTLAAVFMAFPATFITALAGLALLGTIGGSLAGAMANPASREAALITFLASAANIKLLGIGGAFWGLLIGLLAHLVLNGRLRLPRRARRDVAVSEGAAT encoded by the coding sequence ATGCCACCCAAGCCGAACCCCATCCGCCTCAACGATCTCACCCACCCCGTCGTGGCGGGGCTGATTTCCGTCATCGTCAACTACGGCGGCACCTTCATCCTGGTCTTCCAGGCGGCGAAGGTCGCGGGCCTCGGCCCCGACCTCACCGCCTCCTGGGTCTGGTCGGTCTCCATCGGCGTCGGGTTGACCGGGCTGTTCCTCAGCTGGCGCCATCGCGAGCCGATCATCACCGCCTGGTCCACCCCGGCCGCGGCGTTCCTCGTCACCGCGCTGGCGACGACGCCCCACGCCGAGGCGGTCGGCGCCTACATGATCTCGGCGGCAGCCTTCGTCGCGCTTGGCCTGTCGGGCTGCTTCGAGAAGGTCATCCGGCTGATCCCGCCCGGCATCGCCTCCGGCCTTCTCGCCGGCATCCTGCTCCCCTTCGGCATCGGGGCGTTCGGCGGCGCCAGCGTCGATCCGCTGCTGGTCGGCCTGCTGATCGTCGCCTACGTCGCGCTGAAGCGGTTCTCCGCCCGCTACGCCGTGGTCGGCATCCTGATCCTCGGGCTCGCCTTCCTGCTGACGCAGGGCCGCGTCGACCTGTCGGGGCTGTCGCTGGAGTTCGCCGCCCCGGTCTTCACCGCGCCGGCCTTCTCGCTGAACGCCCTGCTGTCGGTCGCGCTGCCGCTGTTCCTGATCACGCTGTCCGGCCAGTACATGCCGGGAATGCTGGTCCTGCGGAACGACGGCTTCACGACCAGCGCCAACCCCATCGTGACGGTGACCGGCCTCGGCTCGCTGCTCATGGCCCCGTTCGGCTCCCACGCCTTCAACATCGCCGCCATCACCGCCGCCATCGCGACCGGCAAGGAGGCGCATGAGGACCCGTCCAAGCGGTGGATCGCCGGGATCGCGGCGGGCGTCTTCTACGTGCTCGTCGGGGTGTTCGGGGTGACGCTGGCCGCCGTCTTCATGGCCTTTCCCGCGACCTTCATCACCGCGCTCGCCGGTCTGGCGCTGCTTGGGACCATCGGCGGCAGCCTGGCCGGGGCGATGGCCAACCCGGCGTCCCGCGAGGCGGCGCTGATCACCTTCCTGGCGTCCGCCGCGAACATCAAGCTGCTCGGCATCGGCGGAGCGTTCTGGGGCCTGCTGATCGGCCTCCTCGCCCACCTCGTCCTCAACGGACGCCTGCGCCTGCCCCGGCGCGCGCGCCGCGACGTGGCGGTGAGCGAAGGGGCGGCCACGTAA
- a CDS encoding AraC family transcriptional regulator produces MTPLPLPVTQTPAGRSHPVWDYWRPAGGGIVELGTVRGLDVALPVHFHREDQLTFVLAGRRRFVIAGEPCEAGPGEGLHIPAGLPHRSLGGADGVVCVNLYTPPGLHAAADVIAGLARHWRRTGGLGWTDLTRIAGDHCRSLGTGPGAAPTSTGGEAWDSVGAAARRAGMSREGYSRRFRKHHGVPPHAFALQERLNEARLLLRAGESIAAVAADTGFTDQSHLGRCFRRAFGVTPGRYRAG; encoded by the coding sequence ATGACGCCGCTGCCGCTTCCGGTGACGCAGACCCCAGCCGGGCGTTCCCACCCTGTCTGGGACTACTGGCGTCCGGCCGGCGGCGGCATCGTCGAGCTGGGGACGGTGCGCGGGCTCGACGTGGCCCTGCCGGTGCATTTCCACCGCGAGGATCAGCTGACCTTCGTCCTGGCGGGGCGGCGGCGCTTCGTCATCGCGGGGGAACCGTGCGAAGCCGGTCCCGGCGAGGGGCTGCACATCCCGGCGGGCCTTCCCCATCGCTCGCTGGGCGGGGCGGACGGGGTCGTCTGCGTCAACCTCTACACGCCGCCCGGCCTGCACGCCGCGGCGGACGTGATCGCCGGGCTGGCCCGGCACTGGCGGCGGACGGGCGGACTGGGCTGGACCGACCTGACGCGGATCGCCGGGGACCATTGCCGGTCCTTGGGCACCGGGCCGGGGGCCGCACCCACGTCCACGGGGGGCGAGGCGTGGGACAGCGTCGGCGCGGCCGCCCGCCGCGCCGGGATGAGCCGCGAAGGCTATTCCCGCCGATTCCGCAAGCACCACGGCGTTCCACCGCACGCCTTCGCGCTTCAGGAGCGGCTGAACGAGGCGCGGTTGCTGCTCCGCGCCGGAGAGTCCATCGCGGCGGTCGCGGCGGACACCGGCTTCACCGACCAGAGCCATCTCGGCCGCTGCTTCCGCCGCGCCTTCGGCGTGACGCCGGGCCGCTACCGGGCCGGGTAG